GTTCACCTTTCATTATATAACAAGTTTCAATGCAAACTTTAAAATTGTGCAGCAGTTAATACGATGCTGCTGTGGTTTCCGACAGAAACTCACCATGAACAAGGCGTTGTTCTTGTAACATAAGTGACCTGTACTCCACCCATTTCTCTTGAAGTGTTTTCTATGAGACATAGGAAAGTAGTGTTAGTAAATGCTAAATATATGATAGTTTTCTGCAGAGTTTGGAAATGCAGCATTAGCTTTTTTTTCAGTAGACAGTTCTGCCCATTTCAAAGCAGTAGCATTAATCAAATAATAACTAGTTACTTAATTACTGATGATCACTGAAAATAATTTGCTCTAAGTGAGGCATTTAATTCTTTACAAGTTTACAAAGGAGCAATAAAAGTGATGTTAAAGCTTTAAAACTCAATATATTGTATATAAAGGATATCTGAACTGAAACCAGAAATTGCTGGGAATAGTCAGCAAGTTAAGCAGCAaatgcagaaagagaaaaaaaagagttaaGTTTCAAATAAACACCCAATTCTGTTGAACAGTCtttggcctgaagcattgactctttctgttgatgctgcctaacatttttcagttttccaaaaattttctaattttattttgtatttccagcatctgcaagtttttCCATTATTATTTTTATGCATTTTGTTTTTCACTTCAAATGCAATATTGAAAAAGCAACTTCATGTGGCATTGCTAAATTAAGgcacaaatttcacagcatttcTCTGTTTTTCCATAGCATTTTGGCACTGTCAAAAATAACTGCAGCAGTGGGCCATTTATTTTGGTGCAAGTTCACCACAAAAAGAGAAAAGTGAGCTCAGGTGATCTTTCTGTCAAATACATCTGAAAAAACAGTTTCACTTATATGCACCGAACTTTCTCTGAGTCTTAAAGGAAAATTAGCTTGTATAGCTTTCTGTTTTAGGATCATAAAAATCTTGCTTAATCAGCTATTTGCTCTTATTATTTCATAACTGATAAAATTGTGAAAATACCTTTAAAAAGTACAATCTTGCTTCAAGTTCACTTCTTTTAACAGAATTTTTATTGACAGTCATAAGGCTGTGAAAAGATAAAACAGTTAAGTGTGAATACAGAAACTATTATCTGAGACAACCTTGCTCTAACAGGATATGCACTTCCTGCCATTGACGTCAAGTGTCTAGCCTATGCACATTCTGCAGGATGCACTGCAGCAACGCTGCAAAGTTACTTCAACAATCCCTCAACCACCATGAAAAACATGAGCAGAACCATGAAGTGAACACCATCAGATTTAAAGATAAATCAGAACTATCCTAATCAAGACCGGTCATTGATCTTTTATCGCTGATACTGGGTGAAACTCACAGCAGAAAAAGTAAAGATGCcgcaaacattcagcaggtctggcagcatctgaaTGGAtggtgaaagggttaacatttcagtttgaaGATCCTTATCAGAATTGGGAAACAGAGAAAGCAAGCTACTTTTACACTGCATGTGGGAGGAATGGATAGGATAAAGGGAGTTTCCCAGGTATTTGAGTGAAGCATTGAGAACAATCAGGGTACAGAATGTACTTTGGATTGGGGACTTCAATGCCCATCACAAGAAGCTTGACGGCAGCTCCACAGATCAAGAAGAGTGGCGTAACTGTCAAACTGGACCTGAAGCAGGAAATAccgtgctgtgcaaaagtctttggcaatgATGGTGCTTTCAGTGATCTATGCGCTCATAGTCCTACGTCCCTCTGTTCCTTACCATTGTACAAGTCCTACATAGATCTGACTttctaaaatgcatcacctcacacttatctgtctTGAAAGCTATTTGCCAATCCTCAGCCTACTTTCCTAACTGATCAACTCTCCTTGTAATCTATAATAACCTTCATCACTATTAGTAACACCTCCCAatttcatatcatccgcaaacttactgatcaagaCTTGTGTGTGTTCATATCCAAATAAGTTACATAAACAAAAAGCCCTCAGCTACCTTTTGGTTACCTCTTTAAACAACTCTGCAATGTTCATCAAACAAAAGTTCACGTgtataaagccatgctgactcctcCTAGTCAGACTGTGTCTATCCAAATGATGGTAGATCTTGTTCTATGGTATTCCATCCAGTAACTTCCCCACTACTGgctgactggcctatagtttcttggTTTACACCCCCGATCCTTTTCAAACATTAGCCACCATTAGGAGGGTTGTTTAAAGTCAGTCACCTGAGCCTCAGGACAATGCAGCAATATTTGCTAAGGGTGTTATCTGAGGACCAACTCTCATAAGTTCAAAAATCATGTTAATTTCTAATGACTGCATAATGCTCAAACCCATTCTGCCACTCCTCAGCAAATTAATCAGTCTATCCCTGCAGGCAGCACAATCTAGACAACATTCATGCATACACTGGTAAGCATCATGTTTCATTTGAAGCACCAAATCCCAAGAATCGTCCTTATGACTGCAAGTGTGCCGTTAAAAACAGAAAGCGATTGCTGTTAAAATTTTCTTGACAACTCTATGTCTATTATTTACTTTGGTAAGCGGAAACATTGAAGAACCTACAAACCTTACACAGGGATTGAGTCTGGGATATTCCTGTTTGCAGGATTGCTTGACAATTTTCCAAAGCAAAGTTAAAAGGAAACATATAAGAAAACAATACATACTGAAATGCTGAAATAAAAAGAGAGAATGCAGGAACTGCACAGCAGGTTATAGAGCagtttaatgtttcaggttgatgatctttcatcatctgatgaaaggtcactgaCTTGAAATGTTGTCTCTGTTTCTCACTGCATTGACGTTACCTAAGCTGCTGATGTTTCCAGCATCCTCATTTTTATCTATAAAAGAGAACAGGGATTCCTAAGTAGAACGGCAAAGACGGCAGACATTATGTTGATGAGGTCAAAAGGTACAAGTGGACCATTTGCCCTGCATACACAAGGGGTTAATCTGCTCTTGTGGGAGAATTATGCTTTCAAAGTCATACAGGAGGGCACAGAAGAGCAATGCAGCCAGGCGTGAGATATGGAAGGCACATTTGGTGCTGGCAACAAGGCTGGAGACATAGAAATCAACTGCGAGCCTCCTAACTGCACAAACTAAAGATGAGATGGGCTCCAAGGACATCATGGTACCATCAGAGATTTTCAGAAGCAACAAGTTTGGTAAATGTGATCATTTTGAAGGCAGTGGAAAAAGAAGTGCAGTTTTCACATCTTAGAATGGGTATTGTGGGATGATAGAATATCAATGAGGAAGATTCAAGTGATATATTCGATGCACTGGGTTGAGAAAGCATGCAGAATAGCCGTCACTGCAGAAGCAGCAGTTAAAAGGGCAAGCTGTTCACTCAAGCATAGTTTCAATGTGCAATGAGGaaagaggtacacaaaaatgtTAACAGTGGTTTCTTCGGGGGTGGGCATCACATGTGGCTGGATAAAAAGACCAGAAGCTCATGCAACTgcaaagagaagggggaggggaggcctGTGAGTCAGAAACACTTCAACCACTTCCTGTTTTGAACACCTACGCAGGGGGGACTACTGAAGTTTGTAAAGATCGACTGCTAAGTCCGTAACAAAGAAAAATGGGCCCACTTGCCTGTTGTGGTATTGGGCTAGCAGCAGTCATCCTCCTAGATGCTTTCAGACTGAGGTATCATGAGTTTAGGAGAGAGCCAAGAATCGCTCATGTTTTGGGGTGCATTGGCCTTAAGCAAACAGACCACTGGCCAGCTGAACTTGAATGGCACAAGCAAATCTTAATTTTGCAAGCAATGATTAGCAGACCAATAGGTTGCAGATACAGTAATTGGTATGGAAGATTTTCGTTCAATAACTAAGATAGAGCAAGAGAAAGTACAAGCTGGGTTTGGATCTGAAAcagggaaatggggaatggtacTTTGGATTACTCAGTGAGCCAGCTAAACGGCCTCCTCCATTGTGAGTTACATGGGATATCTGTGGGGTGAAGCCCTGGTCAAACCAAAAAAAATATGAACTGGATGAAACTGCCTTTTATGTTGGCAGCCTATTGTTTGGAAATGGGTTTAGTATAGATCGATGTGCAGCGGCTGGTATGGACAAAATGGCCcaggagtcatacagcacagaaagttCAAAGCGCAAAGTATATTTTTttattcaaagtatgtatacattacacaaccttgagattcatctttttacaggcagccacaaagcaaagaagccGCAAAAGAATCCCTAAAAAAAAGGCTCCATTGACTTTCATTTCTGCCCAAGCCTCatattcctatcctcactatcAACAGCACCCCCAATTTTTGCTTCATCTGCGAAAGTCATGCAAGGCTTTCTGACCATCACATCCATGCTGAGTGCTCATCTACACTAATACCATCTTCAGGCACTTGGTCTGTAGCATCCAAAGCCTTGGTAATTGAAGCATTCATGTGAGAATCAGCTGTGAACTTACTAAAATAaactaaagcaaaaacaaaacaacaagctgctagaggaagttaGTGGAtcatcagcatctgtggaggcaaagggatagtcAACATTTATATCGAACCAATCATACTTCTCACTTTCACGTCCAAGTCATTGGTGCATCTAACAAATAGCATGAGTGATAACATTTTGATCCTGACAGATATCATCGCTCACAGGCTTTTGTATCAAAAAACTACCTCCAAGCCAGTAACCACATCAACTTCAGATCCACTTTGCCAAATGACCTCATAGGATCTAACCTTTGTCACTCTAGCAAAGCCATGCTATCTTTGATTACTTCCTGCCTTTCCAAGTGTAGAATAATTCTGACCACAGATATCTTTTTGAATATCTTCTGTGTCACTGGCATTGGATTCAGAGTCATTATCTGGCTTATACTTGCTGCCTTTCTTGAATTAGGGTACAAAATTAGCTTCATTTTTTAATCCTCCTATTGAGATTCACCCAGTTTTTGTTCTCTATAACTGCCATGTATTTCCTAGAAGAGGCTCGCTAAGGATAGGTGAGTCAGCATTTTGAATAAAACATGTTCACTTGTGTACTAACAAAACCAGAGAGGTCTATAGGATATTTCAATAAGGCCTATGGTGAAACCAAATTATGATAAACGCAGTTCTGGGGAATTCTGATTTATTTTGAAAAGGTAGAATCAGAAGCAAGTACTCCTTCTATGACAATAAAGAGAATACTGGGGGAACTGTTCAAGAACCATGGATCTGCAGTATTGACCATTCAGATGCTGCCAGCAAAAGTGAATAAATATCTTCTTTAAAGTGGATTAGCAAATGAAGCAGATACTGAATTATGATGGTGCCCACATGCTAGAAAAGTTGTTGAAAGTAGAAAAGTCACTGGAGGCCATCAGGAGAACAAGAAACAGGCCTACAAAGCAAAGACGAATTGGTTGGGAATTCTGAAGAGCAGTGAGATTTCTCAGAGTTTCACATATCAAAAACCATTCAGCATTTTCAGAATAATGGGGCCCCTTAGGAATCTCAATGGCAAGCAGTTCAGAGAAGATCCTGCAATCTGTTTGAAAAGTCTCAGAGAAGCAATTCACAAAGAATTCAGGTAATGGCTGGGATATTACAAAGATTCATGAACAACAGACAAATATCCATTAAGTAGGTCACAATATTAATGGAGAAGATGAGACTGCACATATTCTAGAAAAGACTTCAGTTTCTTTAAGGGTTGTTGAGCAGCCTGAAGTGAATACACCTTGAGTTGGATGGACTAGAACTGAACATTGCAATGTTCAGAGAATTCAAAGGCTCTCAAGATGCTATATGAACAGTCTTACAATAGGTATTGAATTATTAGTGTTAGCCCAATACACAGGTTGAATatggtcatggctagaataatGTAGTATTTTCTGCCATCCAATTCGAAGATGCTGCAGTCAGCATCCCCTTTTGGTCAATGTCCCCAATCTCCCCAGAGACTGCAAGCACTCCACTTACACACCAACATCCTAGAAAGATCACACATCCACCAAGCTTtttaagaaggcaaaagaaaggaaattatagtccagttagccgaacctcagtggttgggaatgttTTGGAGTCCATTATTCAGGTTGAGGTTTCAgtatacttggagactaatgataaaataagttaaagtcagcatggtttctgtcaagggaaatcttgcctgacaaatctgttagagttctgtgaggaagtaacaagcagggtggacaaaggagaggcagtggatgtcatttacttggattttcagaaggcatttgataaggtgccacatatgaggctgcttaacaagacaaaatcctatggtattacaggcatGGCTattggaatggctgacaggcaggaggcagtgagtgggaataaaaggggccttttctggttggctgccagtgactagtggtgttcctcaggggtcagtattaggactgctacttttcacattgtttgtcaatgatttcgataatttgtggcaaagtttgcagatgatacaaagataggtggaggcgtAGGTAGTGCCGAGAAAGCAATGCGATTGGaagaaatgggcaaaaaagtggctgaaggaatatagtgttgggaaatgtatgataatgcattttatgaagggaacaatagtgtggactattatataaatggggagaaggttcaaacatcagaggtgcagatggacttaggagtcctcatgcaagactcccagaaggttaatttacaggttgagtctgtggtaaaggaggcaaatgcaatgctgagcctttataaggcactagtcaggtcacacttggagaattgttaacagttttgggccccatatctcagaaaggatgtgttcccattagagagagtccagaggaggttcacgaggatgattctgggaatgaaggggagtgtttggcagctttgggcctgtattcactggaagttAAAAGAAtgtgggggtatctcattgaaatctactgaatgttgaaagactagatagggtggatgtggagagggtttcttatggtgggggtatccagaacgagagggcatagcctcaagtgcgaggcctttagaacagaggcaaggaggattttttttagccagcaagcagtgaatctgtggaatgttctgctacAGACCACGGAGGAGACCAAGTCCATTGGAATTTTTAAGGTGGAAGTTagttgtttcctgattggtcagggagtcaaaggatatggtgagaaggcaggtgcatggggttgaatgggatctgggatcaaccatgatggaatagtgcagcagactcaatgggctgaatggcctaattctgctcctgtctgatGGCCTTATGGCAAGATTAGGTATTTTGGAAAAATCCCAGACAACGAAAGTCATAGAATATGATTTTATACCTTTCAAAACTCTAATCCACCGATGAGGACTCAGGTGCCCTCCTCCTgtagtctataatcagctccttgggattgctgacattgaatgagaaatTGATTTAGCTCACAATAgcgatgtcatcagcaaacttaaaggtggcattgaagctgtacctagcctcacagtcattaAGTATAAggtaagtagagcagggggctaagcacacagccttgtggtgcacctgcacAGTTGAAGATTGTGATGGAGGTGtcgttgccaatccgaactgactggggactGCAAGAAAGGAAATTGAGGACCCAGCTGCACAAGGAGGaatgaggcctaggtcttggagcttattgattagtttttagGGGGTGATATTATTGAATtcggagctgtagtcaatgacagcatcctgatgtatgcatcttcactgtccagatgttccaagcttgagtgaagagccaatgaagtggcatctgctgttgacctgtcatgactgtaggcaaactggagcagatccaagttgctcctcaggcaggagctgatatgtttcatcaccaacctctcaaagcatttcaccacAGTGGATGCAAATGCTACTGAATGACAGTAATTGAGGCTAGTTACTGAAGTCTTCTTGGGAacaggtataattgaagcctgcttgaagctggGGGGGTACCTCAGAATGCTGAAGTGAGACATTAAGGATAGCAGTGAAcagtccagccagttgatcagcgcaGGTCTTTAGTGCTAGGCCAGGTACCCTGCCTGGgtcagatgctttccatgggttcaccttccagaaggatgctctcatgttagCCTCAAAGACTGAAATGACAGGGCCATCAGGAGCTATGGGAATTTGTGAAGGTGCCAAGTTTTGTCAGTCAAAGCAAACATAAATGGCATTGATCTCATCTGGGAGCGAGACCTTGTTGCCACTTACAGAATATtacttggttttactttgtaggagggCAAAGTAAAAGCATTCATGCCCTGCTACAGCTGCCAAGCATCCTTCTGCAATTCCAGTTtggtccggaattgccacttcacatatGAGATGGTTTTCCAGAGGTCGTACCTGGATCTCCCGTACTCTACTTGGTCGCCAAATCTAAACACCactgacctggccctcagcagattgcagatctctagGTTCATCCAGGTCTTCTGGTTAGGGAAGATACTAAATgattttgtgggcacacactcgtccACGACTAACAATAAAGTCTGTGATAACCTTAGCATATTCATTCCAATCCTCTGATGAGTCTTTGAACTTAGTTTGGTCcaagccactcctctgcctcccccaACCACCACCTTGTTCTCCAAGTAAGAAGCTCAGTATATGAGTTTAACAAATTTAAGATTAGTTAAGCTCATTTGGTAATTACAATTATATCTTTTAGTACTATTGCCACAGAGTTGCATTGTGGAATCAATACCAAAATTGCAACTACAGTTGGTAACAGAAGCATCAAGTTCTCCTTGAAATTTTGAACAATCCTTTACATGTAACACTTACCTTAATATATTGCCAGACGACTTAATTAGGTTGACAATTTCTCGGTGACAAAATCCTTCAGTGTCTATACCATTTATGTTAATTAGCATATCGCCTatgattaaaaaaacacaaaatgaatCGTTGTCCTACAGATCTAGGAAACTGTACACTAAGCTTCCTGTGATTACTGCAGATCAATGAAAAAGGCAAAACCAAACAGATCAGGAGGGGAAGTGATTATTTACCAGGCTTCAGCCCTGCGCAGTGAGATGGACTATTATCATGGACCTTGCAGACAAAAGTGTATCGCTCCATTGTATTTGCATTCTTCTGGTTCATCCCAAGtgtctaaataaaaataataattttgaTTATTGCAAAAAATAATTGTAAATATTtgtcaattttttttgtttaaaataattacaGGATATGTAAAAAATTTCTCACCTGAATCTCAAATCCAAAAGTTTCATTATCTTGCTTATTTATAACAATCATTGTTCTACTTGTAAAACAAAGATAAGTTAATATTAATTTTCATTCTACTGATTTTATTCTTTCAAAGTAAAATACATTTATGcaaatattagaccataagaccataagatataggggcagaattaggacatttggcccatcgagtctgctccaccatttcatcatggttgaaccattttccctctcagccccaatctcctcctgccttcttcccgtatctcttcaagccctgactaatcaagaatccatcaacccctgccttaaatatacccaatgacttggcctctacagatgccagtggtaatgaattccacagattcaccactttctggctaaagaaattcctcctcatctccattccaaaaggacgcccttctattctgaggctgtggcttctggtcttagactctcccaccacaggaaacatcctttctattgagaactttcaacattcgatgggtttcaatgaggtcacccctcattattCTGAACAATGAGTCAATGCCCAGAGCCATATTATTtccaataaaaacagaaattgctggaaacactcatttGCATTTGGAGAAATGAGTTATTTTTCAAGTTGAAGACCCTTTGACTGGAAACAGTAAACTTGGTTTCTCCCTCTACTtaggctgcctgatctgctaagagcttccagcatcttctgttgtTATTATTAGAATGGACCTCTCTAAAACATCTAATCATTCCCTCACAACAAGGGTGATAGAGTCATTCATTACCCATTTTCATTTCTACAGAGAGCTATCATCCAAACATATATTCATACTGACAATGTAGATTTTCTTTACTATTACCAAAACATATTTAAATTCCAAAGTTCCAAGATTTTCCAAGATTACCGTTCCAAAACAATGAATATACAGTATAAACatcttactttttaaaatttgatgCATCAGCCAAAGAGTTTGATCTAGTCAAAACAAGCTGTAAAGGAAATGGGCAAAATTATTGTTCTCTTCAACAACTTTAATTTTTCCAATGTGTAAGATAATCTATGTACACTTCATACCAAAACGAGCCCAATAATTAACTTAATTAGAATCCCATTCATTTTGTACCGTGTAGAACTTTTCAAGACCTATCACTTCTATACCCTACATTGGTTGAGTAAATTGAGACAAATGCAGTACAGTACATGCATTGTGTCCTATTTCAATCTCGCCAACTTTGCACTATGTTACATTACTCCAAGGGAAGTTAGTCAGATATTCAAAACCGTTTTCTCCAAAACATAGAAGAAAAACTTTAAGAACATACATGGTGCTACAAACATAAATACGTATACATAATCGAAATGTTTGCCTTAATTGCTTCTTAAAAGTGGGACTATAAACCTGGAGATGACTGATTTACCTGTTTGTACTTCCCCGGCAGAGTTCCTAAAACGAGAAGCTGTCTGTTATCTGTTTCTCCGAAGTAACTCTCATTGGAGTTCTCCGAACAGGAGTCGTAGCTGGATGATAAGGAATTCATCGCCATGTAGTTCGCTTTGCCATTCAGTGAAAGAGCACTCTAAACATTCATAGTTTAGTTTGCAGATCAGTGAGTCTCATTACAGCAAAGTTACCTCCGTGCAGTTGAGCAAAAAGTTACTCGTCCCTAAGACTCCCACAAAGTAAGCATAAAGTCGGAAATTCGAGTCATGTGATTTagttttgtgggtttttttttgcatttcaccTCTCTCGCTTTGGAGTTCACGTTTATGCAAGTTGCTGATTGAAGATAAACTTTGTGCAAAGCGCTGAGCTCAGGCAACACGGCAATGCAGACAAGCATTGCTAGCATTGGGATTTAGACATTAGCGCTAATCACAATTTGCGCATTGCAGGGCTCCTCCCATGAACTAAGAAATACAGTTACCGTCGGAGTACGAATGGATCGAAAGCAGTTTAGGTTGCTGCCCCTTCTCTCTGTCCCCGAGGGTCCCTGGGGCGGTTGGAACTGGGGTTGCAGTGACAGTCGAACCACACTGTCATTCAAAGCACCATACAACCTTTTAGCTTATATCACTAGACCACCCACCGCCCCTGTTGAATGGACCGCTTTATTACCGGCTGCGTTAACTCTTGGAGAAAAACACAAGAGAAACGGTGGGGTgggagggaataataccaatgaaAGGGGGGGAAACTAGGAAAGACAGTTCTAATCCCAGATTGCATTGAGACTGATTTCAACAAGACCAAAATATACATTACACAATACTGTACCTAAATTACCTTCTGTCCACTGTGCAGCTTGTCCAATGATCGTGGtgttgtaacatgaacaaagtcAGCTGACAGACACTGAAGCGAGTGGATACAGAAGtgatttattcaacaaaaatgagCAACAGGTGCAGATTGAGTCACTCATTGAAGAGGAGGCCTCCaggcccaatattacatgacatttttatatgctgaagatcaaacaattctatagttacaatgtatcttcaatgcttcctttgaattacatacagtttccacacacctccttcttcgtacccacactccagacacccaaagtgAATGTTAATCTCCACTGGCTGTAGGCCACATTCATGCACCTGGGGTCTAGTTGTTCTGAGCTGCAGTTTAAATCCAAACTGCAATCCACAAAGTTTgttgctggtgaaattaatatttgctatatacccccaactccagaatacaccccaAGAGCACACCCACTGAGAAATGAAATTCCTTCTATGTTTACTTAACTGTGGACGTTCATTCTGCCTCACTCCAACCTATCTCCTTCAAACTCGGTACCCACATTTTctgagctcaaagttcaaagtaaacttattgtcaaagtacatacaatatcaccatatataaccctgatattcattttcttgcagacatgctcagtaaatccaagaa
This genomic stretch from Mobula birostris isolate sMobBir1 chromosome 6, sMobBir1.hap1, whole genome shotgun sequence harbors:
- the LOC140199611 gene encoding cytohesin-interacting protein-like isoform X2 encodes the protein MAMNSLSSSYDSCSENSNESYFGETDNRQLLVLGTLPGKYKQLVLTRSNSLADASNFKKTMIVINKQDNETFGFEIQTLGMNQKNANTMERYTFVCKVHDNSPSHCAGLKPGDMLININGIDTEGFCHREIVNLIKSSGNILSLMTVNKNSVKRSELEARLYFLKKTLQEKWVEYRSLMLQEQRLVHGFLRNNESTESSESFLYGDTTLFGSTVRNKERFSSDSSCRSQLSLMTDDSEDGVFQPGMSDDLIIGSHYRRSSMDEDCVFHRDTEVFTPKSQLSRSRSISMTSSGSGQMSPSWDFHRSCGTMPRKGKRPSVRKRLMKFIPGLNRAVEEDESHF
- the LOC140199611 gene encoding cytohesin-interacting protein-like isoform X1 gives rise to the protein MAMNSLSSSYDSCSENSNESYFGETDNRQLLVLGTLPGKYKQLVLTRSNSLADASNFKNRTMIVINKQDNETFGFEIQTLGMNQKNANTMERYTFVCKVHDNSPSHCAGLKPGDMLININGIDTEGFCHREIVNLIKSSGNILSLMTVNKNSVKRSELEARLYFLKKTLQEKWVEYRSLMLQEQRLVHGFLRNNESTESSESFLYGDTTLFGSTVRNKERFSSDSSCRSQLSLMTDDSEDGVFQPGMSDDLIIGSHYRRSSMDEDCVFHRDTEVFTPKSQLSRSRSISMTSSGSGQMSPSWDFHRSCGTMPRKGKRPSVRKRLMKFIPGLNRAVEEDESHF